In Fundulus heteroclitus isolate FHET01 chromosome 16, MU-UCD_Fhet_4.1, whole genome shotgun sequence, a single genomic region encodes these proteins:
- the LOC105921662 gene encoding LOW QUALITY PROTEIN: NLR family CARD domain-containing protein 3 (The sequence of the model RefSeq protein was modified relative to this genomic sequence to represent the inferred CDS: deleted 1 base in 1 codon), whose amino-acid sequence MAGVIDLLEALEDLGDGEFKKFKWYLQQGEFLKTIPSIPKSQLEKSDRPDTVDLMVQTYSRQCVEVARRVLQRMKRNDLVERLSNAASQSAGQAVPAQTCRTSTPTCGGAENHAAEPAGEQQLCSAEPRPPQQPDEPVAAKSGAAEASIDSSTNHVCSADSAEIRGGGEKEADSFIHPPDIPAIRRQPEDYKKSALPGRPTTSEPAALQSILQNAFSSVTEGWLEKHRGEAFCFVDPELFISEERAQQEEPAPEPAPEPARPVTVSTVFQHLSRRGQSSSTVVTKGRAGVGKSFLVQRFVSDWAEKRAGQEFHLLFPFDARQLCLWRGERFSLAELIHACVPAMASSGITEETLQKIFTDSQNAREPSFDQSEFKLLFVIDGLDQNLLELDFISRTNEPDVRKPTRVEKLLAHLVTRKLLPSARLWITTRPDAANQIPPESVDLVTELRGFTDPQKEDYFRRRFRDEERARRIISHMKTSPSLHIMCHMPAFCWITAAVLEDVLERREGGELPSALTQMYAEFLVMQLNHTKTKYVPEKCLQCIRSLAKLAFQQLLRDKAVFSEEDVRGSGLEARAASMCSEWFPEIFKTFSGKTPDNYQKKVFCFTQSRIQMFLAALHVISSLLSRNRNVMAGGRWLLCLSRTSARKVQKTALRRALKDPDGKLDLFLRFIMGLSLQQNQVLLQDLLTPAESTSCSNWKTSRYIKRKMSESTSPDRIIFMLHCLNELRDDSVVEEVQLALRSGRLSTDKLSAAHWSSLVFILLSSEKHLDVFDLRKYSASEEVLLQLLPVLKASSKALLTGCKLSERSLEVLSLVLSSHSDLKELDLSENDLQDSGVKLLSVGLQSPNCKLERLRMSGCLITEIGCDFLVSALNNNPSHLKELDLSYNHPGDSGTKQLAARLEDPLWRLETLRLDHCGKLMLQPGIRKYACELELDSNTANTSLRLSKRRQKVSASDYQPYPDHIDRFDFWPQVLCKNALTDRCYWEVKWRGLVNIAVSYWGIDRKARSTESCFGQNNKSWTLNCFLSNFVVIHNKECKEISPPCFFNRVGVYVDCPAGILSFYVVSSDTLIHLHTFNTTFTEPVYAGFGCNSHLGLDNVLPFNSAVTVCPLLEDEFETPATK is encoded by the exons ATGGCAGGAGTGATAGATCTGCTAGAAGCGCTGGAGGACTTAGGAGATGGAGAATTCAAGAAGTTTAAGTGGTACCTGCAGCAGGGAGAGTTTCTGAAGACCATCCCATCGATCCCAAAGAGCCAGCTGGAGAAGTCAGACCGCCCGGACACCGTGGACCTGATGGTGCAAACCTACAGTCGTCAGTGTGTGGAGGTGGCCAGGAGGGTTTTACAGCGGATGAAGAGGAACGATCTGGTGGAGAGGCTGTCCAACGCTGCATCGCAGTCTGCAGGTCAGGCTGTTCCTGCGCAGACCTGCAGAACGAGCACGCCGACGTGTGGCGGAGCAGAAAATCACGCCGCAGAACCAGCTGGAGAacagcagctctgctctgctgagcCACGCCCACCCCAGCAGCCCGATGAACCAGTCGCTGCCAAATCTGGAGCCGCTGAAGCTTCAATCGACTCATCAACAAACCACGTGTGCTCTGCTGACTCAGCGGAAATCAGAGGCGGTGGAGAGAAAGAAGCAGATTCATTTATTCACCCCCCCGACATCCCAGCCATCAGAAGACAGCCTGAAG ATTATAAGAAGTCAGCTCTGCCTGGTCGGCCCACCACATCAGAACCGGCTGCTCTGCAGTCCATCCTGCAGAACGCGTTCAGCTCCGTGACGGAGGGCTGGTTGGAGAAGCACCGCGGTGAGGCGTTCTGCTTCGTGGATCCAGAGCTGTTCATCAGCGAGGAGCGGGCTCAGCAGGAGGAACCGGCCCCAGAACCGGCCCCAGAACCGGCCAGACCCGTGACGGTCAGCACCGTGTTCCAGCATCTTTCCAGACGAGGCCAGTCCAGCAGCACTGTGGTGACCAAAGGGCGAGCCGGCGTGGGCAAATCCTTCCTCGTCCAGCGGTTCGTGTCGGACTGGGCCGAGAAACGAGCGGGCCAAGAGTTTCACCTGCTTTTCCCTTTTGACGCTCGGCAGCTGTGTCTGTGGAGAGGAGAGAGGTTCAGCTTGGCGGAGCTAATCCACGCGTGTGTTCCTGCAATGGCGTCCAGCGGCATCACGGAGGAGACGCTTCAGAAAATCTTCACCGACTCGCAGAACGCCAGAGAACCCAGCTTTGACCAGAGCGAATTCAAACTTCTGTTCGTCATCGACggtctggatcagaacctcctGGAACTGGACTTCATCAGCAGGACAAACGAACCAGATGTCAGAAAGCCGACCAGAGTGGAGAAGCTTCTGGCCCATCTGGTCACCAGGAAACTGCTTCCCTCCGCGCGCCTCTGGATAACCACCCGGCCCGacgcagccaatcagatccctcctgagaGCGTGGACCTGGTGACGGAGCTGAGAGGCTTCACCGACCCGCAGAAGGAGGACTACTTCAGGAGGAGGTTCAGAGACGAGGAGCGggccaggaggatcatctcccacatgaagacGTCAccaagcctccacatcatgtgccacatgccggccttctgctggatcactgctgcggttctggaggacgtgttggagcgcagagagggaggagagctgccctCAGCCCTGACCCAGATGTACGCAGAGTTCCTGGTCATGCAGCTCAACCACACAAAGACAAAGTATGTTCCTGAGAAGTGCCTCCAGTGCATCAGGTCTCTGGCCAAACTGGCTTTTCAGCAGCTGCTCAGGGACAAGGCGGTGTTCTCCGAGGAGGACGTACGCGGCAGCGGCCTCGAGGCGAGAGCTGCGTCCATGTGCTCCGAGTGGTTCCCCGAGATCTTCAAGACGTTCTCTGGAAAGACGCCAGACAATTACCAGAAAAAGGTGTTCTGCTTTACTCAGTCCAGGATCCAGATGTTTCTCGCTGCTCTTCACGTGATTTCTTCACTGCTCTCGCGCAACAGAAACGTGATGGCAGGAGGGAGGTGGCTCCTCTgtctcagcagaacctctgcaAGAAAGGTGCAGAAAACAGCCCTGAGAAGAGCCCTGAAAGATCCCGACGGAAAGCTGGACTTGTTCCTGCGATTCATCATGGGTCTTTCTCTGCAGCAAAACCAGGTTCTCCTACAAGACCTGCTGACACCAGCAGAAAGCACATCATGCTCCAACTGGAAAACAAGTCGATACATCAAGAGAAAGATGAGTGAGAGCACCTCGCCGGACAGAATCATTTTTATGTTGCACTGCCTGAATGAGCTGAGGGACGACTCGGTCGTGGAGGAGGTCCAGCTGGCTCTGAGGTCAGGACGTCTCTCCACAGACAAACTGTCTGCGGCTCACTGGTCCAGTCTGGTCTTCATCTTACTGTCGTCAGAGAAACATCTGGACGTGTTTGACCTGAGGAAGtactctgcttcagaggaggttctgctgcagcttctgcCTGTTCTGAAGGCCTCCAGCAAAGCTCt GTTAACAGGTTGCAAATTATCAGAGCGATCCCTTGAAGTCCTTTCTCTGGTTCTGAGCTCGCACTCCGATCTGAAAGAACTGGACCTCAGTGAGAACGACCTGCAGgactcaggagtgaagctgctcTCTGTCGGCCTGCAGAGTCCAAACTGTAAACTAGAGCGTCTCAG GATGTCTGGCTGTTTGATCACAGAGATTGGTTGTGATTTTCTGGTCTCGGCTCTGAACAACAACCCCTCCCATCTCAAGGAACTTGACCTGAGCTACAACCATCCAGGAGACTCAGGGACGAAGCAGTTAGCCGCTAGACTGGAAGATCCACTCTGGAGGCTAGAGACTCTCAG GTTGGACCACTGTGGAAAGCTGATGCTACAAcctggaatcaggaaat ATGCCTGTGAACTTGAGCTGGActcaaacacagcaaacacgaGCCTCAGACTGTCCAAGAGAAGGCAGAAAGTGTCAGCTTCAGACTACCAGCCGTATCCGGATCACATCGATAGATTTGATTTCTGGCCCCAGGTGCTGTGTAAAAATGCTCTGACTGatcgctgttactgggaggtgaAATGGAGAGGACTGGTCAACATAGCTGTCAGTTACTGGGGAATTGACCGAAAAGCACGCAGTACTGAATCCTGTTTTGGGCAAAACAATAAGTCCTGGACTCTGAATTGCTTCCTTTCCAATTTTGTCGTCATTCACAACAAAGAGTGTAAAGAAATATCT CCCCCCTGCTTCTTTAACAGAGTAGGGgtgtatgtggactgtcctgctggcATTCTGTCCTTCTACGTTGTGTCCTCTGACacactgatccacctccacaccttcaacaccacattcaccGAACCTGTTTATGCTGGATTTGGATGTAATTCACATTTGGGATTAGATAATGTTTTACCTTTTAACTCTGCAGTGACTGTCTGCCCACTTTTAGAAGATGAGTTTGAAACGCCTGCCACTAAGTAA
- the casc3 gene encoding protein CASC3, translating to MADRRRRRRRASQDSEDDDESGSGSDSGRSGSPAAKPRGREPEPAEVTVVRAEAKSVVESECESEDGAGEAVLSDYDSAEPEENGSHSEAGEEEEAFSEEEAAASEPKPGGAAAEGPTQDDGEEEEEEEDEGGRKEESKAEEKGNLAGERQSGDGQESTDDPETKAGGKPGQHLDDDEDRKNPAYIPRKGLFFEHDVRGQTQEEERPKGRNRKLWKDEGRWEHDRFREEEQAPKSREELIAIYGYDIRNGAGSGERAFRQRRPRQSSPPARDKRWRDGPRPARSWQNRAGGVPPPSSDPPASSSSAFPPLSAAQRGGASFRPPPSHSRPPHHSQAHPSSQPEFRNNESNAPHAHPRERHAPRAPPDPAGERGGAGRGGRGHGGRGGSSVVIEEVSVSQSGAAEDEPRSAPPAAAQPGGYQSPRRQQQDQRGGADRAASGLAGSASDPALQSSAANAEASPPVERPVERKSYSLARRTRSRPSDLGSKQASVEDAAAAGTAGTASSPGARGGKSWAGEGDGASQPGGGGVAELDQAVARLNLAPQNWSQNPTTFIRPEMRGLPSPMHLAGAPPQFSNMEEMGVGSNRAKRYSSQRQRAVPEPAPPLHLGVMEGHYYEPMSYQGPIYAHGEGPAPIPPQGMLVQPEMHIPHPGLHPHQSAAPIANPTLYGGPPVSLSPGQPPQQLLPPPFYPPPGVVTFPYPTMYPNPPAQSQVTYGGVTYYDTMQQQAQPKPSPPRRTSQPVTVKPPPPEVQFASE from the exons ATGGCGGACcggcggcggaggaggaggcGCGCGTCTCAGGACAGCGAGGACGACGACGAGTCCGGCTCGGGTTCGGACAGCGGGAGGTCCGGTTCTCCAGCGGCGAAGCCCCGAGGCCGAGAGCCCGAGCCGGCCGAGGTGACGGTGGTCCGGGCCGAGGCGAAGAGCGTCGTAGAGTCCGAGTGT GAGAGTGAAGACGGAGCAGGAGAAG CCGTCCTCTCGGATTACGACAGCGCAGAACCGGAGGAAAACGGCTCCCACTCAGAG GcaggggaggaggaagaggcttTCAGCGAGGAAGAGGCTGCAGCCAGCGAACCCAAACCCGGCGGCGCCGCTGCTGAAGGTCCGACTCAGGATGacggagaggaggaagaggaggaggaggatgaaggagggaggaaggaggagagcAAAGCCGAGGAGAAGGGGAACCTGGCAGGAGAGCGGCAGAGCGGAGACGGACAG GAGTCCACCGACGACCCGGAGACGAAGGCGGGGGGGAAACCGGGTCAGCACCTGGACGACGACGAGGACCGGAAGAACCCGGCCTACATCCCCAGGAAGGGTCTGTTCTTCGAGCACGACGTGCGCGGCCAGacccaggaggaggagag GCCCAAAGGGCGGAACAGGAAGCTGTGGAAGGACGAGGGCCGCTGGGAACACGACCGGTTCCGAGAGGAGGAGCAGGCGCCGAAGAGCCGCGAGGAGCTCATCGCCATCTACGGCTACGACATCCGCAACGGCGCCGGGTCCGGAGAGCGGGCGTTCCGCCAGCGCCGGCCCAG GCAGAGCTCTCCGCCCGCCAGAGACAAGCGGTGGCGAGACGGACCGAGACCGGCCCGGTCCTGGCAGAACCGAGCGGGAGGCGTTCCCCCGCCTTCATCCGACCCTcctgcctcctcttcctcggccTTCCCCCCCCTCTCTGCCGCCCAGCGAGGCGGCGCCTCCTTCAGGCCGCCCCCCTCCCACAGCAGACCCCCCCACCACAGCCAAGCGCACCCGTCCTCTCAGCCCGAGTTCAGGAACAACGAATCCAACGCACCCCACGCTCACCCCAGAGAGCGCCACGCCCCCAGAGCTCCGCCCGACCCGGCGGGGGAGAGGGGCGGGGCCGGCAGGGGAGGGCGGGGCCACGGAGGCAGAGGAGGCTCCTCAGTGGTCATCGAGGAGGTTTCGGTCAGCCAATCAGGCGCAGCGGAAGACGAGCCGAGGTCGGCGCCGCCCGCAGCGGCCCAGCCGGGCGGGTACCAGTCCCCGAGACGGCAGCAGCAGGACCAGAGAGGCGGCGCTGACAGAGCCGCCTCCGGATTGGCTGGCTCCGCCTCTGACCCCGCCCTCCAGTCTTCAGCGGCCAATGCGGAGGCTTCTCCTCCCGTGGAGCGCCCCGTGGAGCGCAAGTCGTACTCTCTGGCCCGCAGAACTCGCTCCCGGCCCTCGGACCTGGGCAGCAAGCAAGCCTCCGTGGAGGACGCTGCCGCCGCCGGTACCGCCGGTACCGCCTCCTCGCCCGGCGCCAGGGGGGGGAAGTCCTGGGCGGGAGAGGGAGACGGGGCGAGCCAGCCAGGAGGCGGGGGCGTGGCCGAGCTGGACCAGGCCGTGGCCCGGCTCAATCTGGCCCCGCAGAACTGGAGCCAGAACCCGACGACGTTTATACGGCCAGAGATGAGGG GCCTTCCCAGCCCCATGCACCTGGCCGGGGCCCCGCCTCAGTTCTCCAACATGGAGGAGATGGGCGTCGGCTCCAACCGGGCCAAGCGCTACTCCTCCCAGCGCCAGAGAGCCGTGCCGGAACCGGCTCCGCCCCTCCACCTGGGAGTGATGGAGGGACACTACTACGAGCCGA TGTCGTACCAGGGACCAATCTATGCCCACGGAGAAGGCCCCGCCCCCATCCCCCCCCAGGGCATGCTGGTCCAGCCAGAGATGCACATCCCTCATCCTG GTCTCCACCCCCACCAATCAGCAGCCCCCATCGCTAACCCCACCCTCTACGGCGGCCCGCCCGTCTCCCTGTCACCGGGGCAACCGCCCCAGcagctgctgccgccgccgTTCTATCCTCCGCCGGGGGTCGTGACCTTCCCGTACCCCACCATGTACCCCAACCCACCG GCCCAGTCCCAGGTGACCTACGGGGGCGTCACCTACTACGACACCATGCAGCAGCAGGCCCAGCCCAAACCATCGCCCCCCCGCCGCACCTCCCAGCCCGTCACCGTCAAACCGCCCCCTCCAGAGGTCCAGTTCGCCTCAGAGTGA